The following are from one region of the Brienomyrus brachyistius isolate T26 chromosome 13, BBRACH_0.4, whole genome shotgun sequence genome:
- the LOC125706870 gene encoding agouti-related protein isoform X1 translates to MWNSVLLYWLALHGFQLATGAVHGSVTAEEHQPGLLKTVRESPFLSDVGKGSFSRYEPETFGPVTDEELMVDKAGDYDEEQDVFEAVNLQNRAIRSPRRCFRHQESCLGHQLPCCDPCDTCYCRFFNAICYCRRISQACLHGRH, encoded by the exons ATGTGGAACTCGGTGCTGCTCTACTGGTTGGCTCTTCATGGCTTCCAGCTGGCCACTGGTGCCGTCCATGGCAGTGTCACCGCAGAAGAACATCAGCCTGGCCTTCTGAAGACAGTGAGGGAGTCTCCATTCCTGTCCGATGTAG GTAAAGGGTCATTTTCCAGATATGAGCCTGAAACCTTTGGCCCTgtaacagatgaggagctgatggtggacaaggctggagactATGATGAAGAGCAG GACGTGTTCGAGGCCGTTAACCTCCAGAACCGCGCCATCCGCTCTCCACGCCGTTGTTTCCGCCACCAAGAGTCCTGCTTGGGCCACCAGCTGCCCTGCTGTGACCCCTGTGACACATGCTACTGCCGCTTCTTTAATGCCATATGTTACTGCCGCAGGATCAGCCAGGCCTGCCTGCACGGACGTCACTAG
- the LOC125706867 gene encoding chymotrypsin A-like yields MAFLWILSCLAFAGAAYGCGVPAIRPVITGYSRIVNGEEAVPHSWPWQVSLQDSTGFHFCGGSLISEYWVVTAAHCGIKVSHRVVLGEHNRASPSENIQTMTVAKVFKNPKYNPFTINNDITLVKLATPAKMTPQVSPVCVAETTDNFPGGMRCVTTGWGLTRYNAPDTPPLLQQAALPLLTNTDCQSYWGNKITNIMICAGASGVSSCMGDSGGPLVCQKEGIWTLVGIVSWGSSTCSTSVPGVYSRVTELRAWMDETIAAN; encoded by the exons ATGGCCTTCCTCTGGATCCTGTCTTGCCTTGCCTTTGCCGGTGCTGCCTACG GCTGCGGCGTTCCAGCCATACGCCCCGTCATCACCGGATACTCTCGGATAGTGAACGGTGAAGAGGCCGTTCCCCACTCCTGGCCCTGGCAGGTGTCCTTGCAG GACTCCACTGGCTTCCACTTCTGCGGTGGCTCCCTCATCAGCGAGTACTGGGTCGTCACGGCTGCTCACTGTGGCATCAA AGTGTCCCACCGTGTTGTCCTGGGAGAACACAACCGCGCATCTCCTAGCGAGAACATCCAGACCATGACTGTTGCAAAG GTTTTCAAGAACCCCAAATACAACCCGTTCACCATCAACAATGACATCACACTGGTCAAACTGGCCACCCCTGCTAAGATGACGCCCCAGGTGTCGCCTGTATGTGTGGCTGAAACCACTGACAACTTCCCTGGTGGCATGAGATGTGTGACCACCGGCTGGGGCCTGACCCGCTACAACG CTCCTGACACCCCTCCGCTCCTGCAGCAGGCTGCTCTGCCCCTGCTGACcaacactgactgccagagCTACTGGGGAAACAAGATCACCAACatcatgatttgtgctggagcTTCTGGCGTCTCCTCCTGCATG ggtGACTCTGGTGGCCCCCTGGTCTGTCAGAAAGAGGGTATCTGGACCCTAGTGGGCATTGTTTCCTGGGGCAGCAGCACTTGCTCGACTTCTGTCCCTGGAGTCTATTCTCGCGTCACAGAGCTGCGTGCCTGGATGGACGAGACCATCGCTGCCAACTGA
- the LOC125706870 gene encoding agouti-related protein isoform X2, translating to MWNSVLLYWLALHGFQLATGAVHGSVTAEEHQPGLLKTVRESPFLSDVDEELMVDKAGDYDEEQDVFEAVNLQNRAIRSPRRCFRHQESCLGHQLPCCDPCDTCYCRFFNAICYCRRISQACLHGRH from the exons ATGTGGAACTCGGTGCTGCTCTACTGGTTGGCTCTTCATGGCTTCCAGCTGGCCACTGGTGCCGTCCATGGCAGTGTCACCGCAGAAGAACATCAGCCTGGCCTTCTGAAGACAGTGAGGGAGTCTCCATTCCTGTCCGATGTAG atgaggagctgatggtggacaaggctggagactATGATGAAGAGCAG GACGTGTTCGAGGCCGTTAACCTCCAGAACCGCGCCATCCGCTCTCCACGCCGTTGTTTCCGCCACCAAGAGTCCTGCTTGGGCCACCAGCTGCCCTGCTGTGACCCCTGTGACACATGCTACTGCCGCTTCTTTAATGCCATATGTTACTGCCGCAGGATCAGCCAGGCCTGCCTGCACGGACGTCACTAG
- the LOC125706869 gene encoding CCAAT/enhancer-binding protein gamma-like, producing MSKPSQLKPNTEQKIVSVIQSQVKGSGLQQVPQLVPVSQGGGGKAVTPSKMKKTIADKESDEYRQRRERNNLAVKKSRMRSKQKAQDTQQRVNELKEENERLEAKIKLLSKELSVLKDLFLEHAHNLADNVHPQSADVAGAAQNNSNSVNKISGGQQ from the coding sequence ATGAGCAAACCGTCGCAGCTAAAGCCCAACACCGAACAGAAGATAGTGAGCGTCATCCAGAGCCAGGTTAAAGGCAGCGGCTTGCAGCAGGTACCCCAGCTGGTGCCCGTCAgtcagggaggaggagggaaagcCGTGACCCCGAGCAAGATGAAGAAGACCATAGCGGACAAAGAGAGCGACGAGTACCGGCAGCGGCGCGAGCGCAACAACCTGGCCGTGAAGAAGAGCCGCATGCGCAGCAAGCAGAAGGCGCAGGACACGCAGCAGCGCGTCAACGAGCTGAAGGAGGAGAACGAGCGTCTGGAGGCCAAGATCAAGCTGCTCAGCAAGGAGCTGAGTGTCTTGAAGGACCTGTTCCTGGAGCACGCTCACAACCTGGCCGACAACGTGCACCCCCAGAGTGCGGATGTAGCCGGCGCTGCGCAGAACAACAGCAACAGCGTCAACAAGATCAGCGGAGGCCAGCAGTGA
- the LOC125706866 gene encoding CCAAT/enhancer-binding protein alpha-like, translated as MEQPNLYEVAQRPLMTCFPQQSSFCYKETNTIGDLSEISENESSVDISAYIDPAQLNDEFLEDLLHNNNKPEKVKLAGADYGYPHVNSSEPRVNQQLYGCMANYTDASNSEPIYENYSVRGKRPVAIKREPGEDDDLCQSSVSPVFTNSLHRHPAQHITHLQYQIAHCAQTSMHIHPGHPTPPPTPVPSPHLQQGPVKTSERGRSKKHVDKNSSEYRLRRERNNVAVRKSRDKAKMRNAETQQKVLELAVDNERLRKKVEHLSRELDTLRGIFKQRPDGSFVSIDGQLRINEHMSSSDFGNGFK; from the coding sequence ATGGAGCAGCCGAATTTGTACGAGGTCGCGCAACGACCCCTTATGACTTGCTTTCCACAGCAAAGTTCATTCTGCTACAAAGAAACTAACACCATCGGAGACCTGAGTGAGATTTCTGAAAACGAAAGCTCGGTTGATATCAGCGCATACATCGATCCTGCGCAACTGAACGACGAATTTCTGGAAGATCTTCTGCACAACAATAACAAACCGGAGAAAGTCAAACTGGCAGGCGCTGATTATGGATACCCGCATGTCAACAGCAGTGAGCCCAGGGTCAACCAGCAACTGTACGGCTGCATGGCGAACTACACAGATGCCTCTAATTCTGAACCAATTTATGAGAACTATTCCGTCAGAGGGAAACGGCCCGTGGCGATAAAACGGGAACCAGGGGAAGATGATGATCTTTGTCAGTCATCAGTTTCCCCCGTTTTCACCAATTCCCTTCACCGCCATCCTGCGCAGCACATTACGCATCTTCAGTACCAGATCGCGCATTGCGCACAGACGTCTATGCACATCCACCCTGGCCACCCGACACCCCCTCCGACACCGGTACCCAGCCCCCACCTGCAGCAGGGACCGGTGAAGACAAGCGAGCGGGGCAGATCCAAGAAGCACGTTGACAAAAACAGCAGCGAGTACCGCTTAAGGAGAGAGCGGAACAACGTGGCTGTCAGGAAGAGCAGGGACAAGGCGAAGATGCGCAACGCGGAGACGCAGCAGAAGGTGTTGGAGCTGGCGGTGGACAACGAGAGACTCCGAAAGAAGGTGGAACATCTCAGCCGTGAGCTGGATACTCTGAGGGGCATTTTCAAGCAACGGCCAGACGGCTCCTTCGTATCCATTGATGGCCAGCTGCGCATAAATGAACACATGAGTTCAAGCGACTTTGGAAATGGGTTTAAATGA